A region of Pasteurellaceae bacterium Orientalotternb1 DNA encodes the following proteins:
- a CDS encoding type II CRISPR RNA-guided endonuclease Cas9, with amino-acid sequence MKLKPINYILGLDLGIASVGWAVVEIDENEYPLRLIDVGVRTFERAEVAKTGDSLAAARRAARSVRRLIRRRAHRLLRAKRLLKRIGLITQADLDSGLPNTPWQLRLDGLNRQLSNTEWAAVLLHLIKHRGYLSQRKNENKTDNKELGALLAGVSANHQLLQSAEYQTPAELALKKFAEEDGHIRNQRGTYTHTFNRLDIAAELALLFKYQRELGNHFASVDLEQEIGALLITQRAALSGEAVLKMLGKCTFEPAEFKAAKNTYSAERFIWLTKLNNLRILENGTERALSEDERQLLIEQPYQKAKLTYAQVRKLLELSEQAFFKGLPYRKENAESATLMELKAYHAIRKALEGANLKTEWQGLATQPELLDAIGTAFSLYKTDDDIAQFLDGKLSEQVLTALQENLNFDRFIQLSLLSLSKILPLMEQGKRYDEACKMVYGDHYGYRKQKESLFLPAIPSDDIRNPVVLRTLSQARKVINGIVRLYGSPARIHIETGREVGKSFKDRQEIQKRQDQNRSEREQSAKKFKELFPNFAGEPKAKDILKLRLYEQQHGKCLYSGKALELNRLLEKGYVEIDHALPFSRTWDDSFNNKVLVLAQENQNKGNQTPYEWLNGKDNSEQWKHFVALVTGSRFSYGKKQRILTQKLDEKGFLERNLNDTRYIARFLCQHIEDNMLLVGKGKKRVFASNGQITALLRNRWGLTKIREANDRHHAIDAIVVACSTIAMQQKITRFVRFEEGNVYKGERVDHETGEIIPLHFPDPWKYFRQDVTIRVFDDNPTTALEKMLSDRPEANHEFVQPLFVSRAPTRKMSGQGHLETIKSAKRLDEKISTSRVPLTQIKLKDLERMVNREREVALYEALKERLTTFNDDPIKAFTEPFYKKGGQQVKAIRLEQVQKSGVLVRQNNGIADNASMVRVDVFIKNGKYFLVPIYTWQVAKGILPNKAVIQGKDENEWEEMDEAAQFQFSLFPNELIKLTTKKKVFFGYYSGMNRAIASINIREHDLDISKGKDGEHLSVGVKLALSFEKYQVDELGKNIRPCRPTKRQPVK; translated from the coding sequence ATGAAACTCAAACCGATAAACTACATTTTAGGCTTAGATTTAGGCATCGCTTCGGTTGGCTGGGCAGTAGTTGAAATTGATGAAAATGAATATCCGCTGCGTTTAATTGATGTCGGTGTTCGCACATTTGAACGGGCTGAAGTCGCCAAAACAGGCGATTCGTTAGCAGCGGCTCGGCGTGCTGCACGTAGCGTTCGCCGACTAATTCGTCGTCGAGCACATCGCTTACTCAGAGCCAAGCGACTACTCAAACGAATCGGTTTAATTACTCAAGCAGATCTTGATTCAGGTTTACCTAACACGCCTTGGCAACTACGTTTAGACGGACTGAATCGCCAGCTTTCTAACACAGAATGGGCTGCCGTCTTGCTACATTTAATCAAACATCGTGGCTATTTATCGCAACGTAAAAATGAAAACAAAACAGATAACAAGGAGCTTGGTGCTTTATTAGCAGGTGTTTCCGCTAACCATCAACTCCTTCAATCAGCTGAATATCAAACACCAGCTGAATTAGCACTCAAAAAATTTGCAGAAGAAGATGGGCATATTCGTAATCAGCGTGGTACTTACACTCATACCTTCAACCGATTAGACATCGCTGCCGAACTCGCCTTGCTTTTTAAATATCAACGAGAATTAGGCAATCATTTCGCCTCTGTAGATCTCGAGCAAGAAATTGGTGCATTATTGATAACACAGCGTGCAGCCCTTTCAGGCGAAGCCGTATTAAAGATGCTTGGCAAATGTACCTTTGAGCCTGCTGAATTTAAAGCGGCAAAAAATACTTACAGTGCAGAGCGTTTTATTTGGCTGACGAAACTTAATAATTTACGCATTTTAGAAAATGGAACAGAGCGTGCATTAAGTGAAGATGAGCGACAGCTATTGATTGAACAGCCTTACCAAAAAGCAAAATTGACTTATGCCCAAGTGCGTAAACTATTAGAACTGTCCGAACAAGCCTTTTTCAAAGGTTTGCCATATCGTAAAGAGAATGCGGAATCTGCCACGCTTATGGAACTCAAAGCCTACCACGCCATTCGTAAGGCATTGGAAGGGGCTAATTTGAAAACCGAATGGCAAGGACTAGCAACGCAGCCAGAATTACTCGATGCGATTGGTACGGCATTTTCGCTCTATAAAACCGATGACGATATTGCTCAATTTCTTGATGGTAAGCTATCTGAACAAGTATTAACCGCATTACAGGAAAATCTTAATTTCGATAGATTTATTCAACTGTCTTTATTAAGCTTGAGCAAAATCTTACCTTTGATGGAACAAGGCAAACGGTATGATGAAGCATGCAAAATGGTTTATGGCGATCATTACGGCTATCGCAAACAGAAAGAATCCCTGTTTCTCCCTGCTATCCCCTCAGACGATATTCGCAACCCAGTCGTATTGCGTACCTTATCACAGGCTCGTAAAGTGATTAACGGCATTGTCCGATTGTATGGCTCACCCGCTCGTATTCATATTGAAACTGGGCGTGAGGTTGGTAAATCCTTCAAAGATCGCCAAGAAATTCAAAAACGTCAAGATCAAAATCGCAGCGAGCGTGAACAATCTGCTAAAAAATTCAAAGAACTTTTCCCAAACTTCGCTGGCGAGCCAAAAGCCAAAGATATTTTAAAATTGCGTTTGTATGAACAGCAACACGGTAAATGTCTCTATTCTGGAAAAGCCCTAGAACTCAACCGCTTGCTTGAAAAGGGCTATGTTGAAATTGATCACGCCTTACCGTTTTCTCGCACTTGGGATGATAGCTTTAATAACAAAGTACTGGTGCTTGCTCAAGAAAACCAAAATAAAGGTAATCAAACACCTTATGAATGGCTTAACGGAAAAGACAATTCAGAGCAGTGGAAACATTTTGTCGCATTAGTAACAGGCAGCCGATTTAGTTATGGTAAAAAACAGCGGATTCTGACCCAAAAATTAGACGAAAAAGGCTTTTTAGAACGCAATTTGAACGACACTCGCTATATAGCTCGTTTTTTATGCCAGCATATTGAGGACAATATGTTGCTCGTGGGCAAAGGCAAAAAACGAGTATTTGCTTCAAATGGGCAAATCACCGCATTGCTCCGCAATCGTTGGGGACTAACGAAAATCCGTGAAGCCAATGATCGTCATCACGCTATCGATGCCATTGTGGTGGCATGTTCAACCATTGCAATGCAGCAAAAAATAACTCGTTTCGTCCGCTTTGAAGAAGGCAATGTTTACAAAGGAGAACGTGTCGATCATGAAACAGGTGAAATTATCCCACTTCACTTCCCTGATCCTTGGAAATATTTCAGACAAGATGTGACCATTCGTGTCTTTGATGATAATCCAACAACGGCATTGGAAAAAATGTTGTCTGATCGCCCTGAAGCTAACCACGAATTTGTGCAACCATTATTTGTTTCACGAGCCCCTACACGGAAAATGAGTGGACAAGGACATTTGGAAACCATCAAATCCGCTAAACGATTAGATGAAAAAATAAGTACATCACGAGTACCATTAACACAAATTAAGTTAAAAGATTTGGAGAGAATGGTAAATAGAGAGCGTGAAGTCGCACTTTATGAAGCGTTAAAAGAGCGTTTAACTACCTTTAATGATGATCCAATAAAAGCCTTTACCGAACCATTCTATAAAAAAGGCGGTCAGCAAGTGAAAGCTATCCGCCTTGAACAAGTACAAAAATCAGGTGTATTAGTTCGTCAAAATAATGGCATAGCCGATAATGCTTCTATGGTGCGTGTTGATGTGTTTATCAAAAATGGAAAATATTTTCTTGTTCCGATCTACACTTGGCAAGTAGCAAAAGGCATTTTGCCGAATAAAGCGGTCATCCAAGGAAAAGATGAAAATGAATGGGAAGAAATGGATGAAGCAGCTCAATTCCAGTTTTCTTTATTTCCAAACGAGTTAATAAAATTAACTACAAAGAAAAAAGTATTCTTTGGGTACTATTCGGGAATGAACCGTGCGATTGCAAGTATTAATATCAGAGAGCATGACTTAGATATAAGCAAAGGTAAAGATGGAGAACATTTAAGCGTTGGTGTAAAACTAGCACTTTCCTTTGAAAAATACCAAGTCGATGAACTCGGTAAAAATATCCGACCTTGTCGTCCAACTAAACGACAACCCGTAAAATAA